In the genome of Ureibacillus sp. FSL W7-1570, the window TCACTTGAGGAAGGAAGCGGTGAATCCCGTGGGGGACCTCTTGGAGGGTGGAGTGACCACTGGCATAAAGAGAACAGCTATTCACGGAAGGAGAATAACGATGCTTTTGAATCAAATCCTGTCACGGGAGAACATGCTTCAAGCACTAAAACGTGTAGAACAGAATAAAGGAAGCCACGGAGTAGATATGATGCCCGTACAAAACCTACGACAGCACATAGTCGAAAACTGGCTATCTATTAAGGAGGCAATTCTCAAGGGAACTTATGAACCAATGCCAGTCCGCAGAGTCGAAATCCCGAAACCTGACGGCGGTGTTCGTTTACTAGGAATCCCTACCGTAACAGACCGTTTGATTCAACAAGCAATCGCCCAAGTACTTTCAAAAGTGTATGACCCTACATTCTCTGAAAACAGCTACGGATTTAGACCAAACCGAAGTGCTCATGATGCGGTGAGGAAAGCGAAAGAATATATAAGAGATGGATATCGATGGGTTGTAGATATGGACTTGGAGAAATTCTTTGATAAGGTCAACCATGACAGATTAATGGGTACACTCGCGAAGAGAATCCAAGATAAACCATTACTGAAATTGATTCGTAAGTATTTACAATCGGGAGTCATGATTAATGGTGTGGTGTCAAGCACATTAGAAGGAACTCCACAAGGAGGACCATTAAGTCCGCTACTATCTAACATTGTACTAGATGAACTAGATAAAGAATTGGAAAGAAGAGGACACAAATTCGTTCGATATGCGGATGACTGTAACATTTACGTGAAAAGTAAACGAGCAGGACTTCGCACAATGGCAAGCATTCAACGATTCATTGAAGGAAAACTACGACTGAAAGTAAATGAAAAGAAATCAGCGGTCGACCGTCCATGGAAACGTAAGTTTCTAGGATTTAGCTTTACCTATCATAAAGAGCCAAAGGTTCGTATCGCAAAAGAAAGCCTTAAACGAATGAAGAATAAAGTTCGTGAAATCACATCACGCAAGATGCCCTACCCGATGGAATACCGCATTCAGAAACTGAATCAATATCTAATGGGATGGTGTGGATATTTTGCGTTAGCAGACACCAAATCTATATTCCTTGAATTAGATAAATGGATTCGTAGAAGACTTCGAATGTGTCTATGGAAGAACTGGAAGAAACCGAAAACAAAGACACGCAACCTTATTCAGCTTGGCGTACCACAATGGCAAGCGTATGAATGGGGAAATACTCGGAAGAGTTATTGGCGTATTTCAAATAGTCCAATATTACACAGAACCCTTGGTAACTCCTATTGGAGAAACCAAGGGTTGGAAAGTCTTGAAGCTCGTTATGAAAACTTGCGTCAATGATCTTAATTGAACCGCCGTATACGGAACCGTACGTACGGTGGTGTGAGAGGACGGGAGTTAATCGCTCCCTCCTACTCGATTATTTACCATTTCTTCCGGACGGCAAAAGGGAATCTCCCTTTTTATGTAGAATATGGAAAGATGAAGGAGTGATTCTATTTGTGGTTTGATAATATCGTGGACTTGATTTTTTATCTGGTTGCATTGGGGATCATCGCCTTTCTTGCGATTAGGATTTATAGAAAACAGGAAGAAAAATTGAGCAAATGGAAAGTGATTGTAGTCATCATTGTCGGGGTATTTTCTTTTTCGATTCATTTTCCAATGTTCGAAAAGACGGTTGAATTGGCCATTTTACCGCTGGGTGTATGGATTTTGTATTTCCTCTTAAGGAATAAGGGAAACAGTTGGAAAAATTATCGTCCATATGCACTTTTAGGCTTTGCCGGCAATTATATTTTCCTTGCCGCTTTTTTCATATCCATCTTCATCTATCATCTGATTTACGATGAAAATGAGTTGTCCCACTATATAAGCGACATTTCTGAAGCGGAAATCATACCAGTCCATCCCGATGGAGAAGGAAATCCGCAGTTAAGCGGGGATTTTATGGAAATCATATCGAAAATGAAACAGAAGGAATTCTTTTCTGTCGTTTCTTATGACGACATGGTGGATGATTTCCAAAAGGAGAATGAACGCTTTCCATATTTATTGGCCAATAGCAAGCCAAGATGGGGAAGCGGTGCGGATGCCGTCATTTATATCGAAAAGGATGGGAAAGGCATTTTGGTAAATACGGAAAAGAGAAGCGTTTATTTCCGTTCCAATGAAAAAGTGTTGAAGGAGAAAGATTTATGAGAAATAAGAAAATAATCCTGGGGGTTGTTGCTGTAATTTTGGTGGTGTTGGCAAACATCATTTATTTGGCGGCCAATCTTTTTCCGGATGAATTTTTATCGGAAGGGGAAGCGATAAAAAAATTGAATCAAGCAGAAAATGCAATCGAAGTAAAAACGGTTCAGGATGTTGTTTTTTTGGATAAAAAGCATGTATTTATGCCTTTTATTTCAGCAGACAATGAATATGGCTTCAGCCTTTGGGAGTGGAAAAATGGAAAATGGCGCCTTTCTGAAAAAACGGTCAATAGCAGTATAAACATCGTCAAACTGGATGAAAACGACCCTTCGACTTATTATTTTGTTTGGAACTTCCCGGAAGATGAACAAATCAAAAAAATAAATATCTACTTGATAAGGAATCGGTCTTACCGGGGGAATGACGAGGATTTTTATTATGAACCCCGTTTGCAGATGGGGGCATCTTTTGACCGGGAAAAGTCTTATGGTGTAGTGCCCTTGAGTGGAGGAATGCTGAAGGTGTATAAAGAAATGAGCGGCATTTCGAAAGAAAACGGGGATATGTTCAGCAATATATTTTCAACAAACAATGAGTTGTATTTTTCATGGAACATGATTGATCAAAAGGGTGAAGCTGCCTGGATTGAACAAAGAAACAGCTCTTACGGCGGTGATGCAAAAGTGATGAGTGAATCCATCTTTTTTGAAGATCAAAAGGATATCGAATTTTTGGAATGGAAAGAGGATGAAGGCAAATGGCAAAATACGAACAAAAAATGAGAGAAACGGACATGGACGTCAATGAATTCATCGAAGCCGTCGAAAGTCCAAAAAAACGTGAAGATGCCCATAAGCTATTAAAGATTTTTGAAGACACGACAGGATATAAAGGGAAGATGTGGGGGCCGAGCATAATCGGATTCGGTTCTTACCATTACAAGTATGCAAGCGGACATGAAGGCGATGCGCCATTAGTAGGATTTTCTCCCAGAAAGTCAAAAATCAGTTTATATTTCACGCTGGATGAACAGGAAAGGGAGAAGTTGCTTGAAAATTTTGGGAAACATACAAAAGGGAAAGCATGTGTTTATATTAATAAATTGGAGGATATAGATATAGGGGTACTAAAGAAACTTATACTTCATTCCATTGAATATATTCAAAAAACTTATCCCCAAAGATAAAAAGGGCGGATGGAAAGCAAGCGTCCATCCGCCCACGATTTTATTCATTTGTTGTTTTCAATAATTGCGGCGCTTTTTTGACGGTCCAAAGATGGGCCAAGAGGTAGCAGCCGAATAAAATCATTGCACCGAAAATAAATGGGGAAGACAGCTTCCATTCAAGGAGTACGCCGGCAAGGGCCGGGCCGATCATATTGCCCAAACTCATATAGGCATTATTCATGCCGGCTGCATATCCCTGCTCGTTTCCTGCCAGTTTTGAAATCAATGTGTTAACGGCTGGCCGGATAAAGGTAGTGGCGATTTGAAAGACTGATGCAACCAACAAAATAAGGAAGAATCCGCTGACATACACCATGCCAATCATCGATATGGCCGCGATGATTAAATTGACTAAAATGACTTTCATTTCTCCAAAGCGTTTGAATAATTGATCGACAATGAACAATTGCAAGATGACGCCAAGAAATCCGCCAATCGTCATCACAATCGCGATATCCATTGGTGTATAATCAAACTTCTCTGTTAAAAACATGGACAAAGTAGATTGGAAATTGGCAATGCCGAAACTGAATACAAAAACAACGATTAACATGACAAAGTAAGAAGTATGTACGGAACGGGCTAATTGTTTTAATATATTTTCATTTTTTGCTGGAATTTTTTCTTCCGTTGGCTGCATTTTAATATTCGGTAATACAATATACGAGATGAAGGCAGCGATTAGAGCAACGACGCCCACAAAATAGAAAGGGAAATGCAAATTCACTTTTGCCAGGAAGCCGCCAATTCCCGGTCCGATCATAAATCCGAAAGAGATGGCTGCACCCAAAAGCCCCATGCTTTTCCCGCGTTCTTCTATGGTGGTAATATCCGCAGCATAGGCCATTACCGGCGGCATGATGAAGGCTGCTCCCGTACCGGTAAGAAAGCGGGCAAAGAACAGCATGCCAATCGCTTTTGCCATTCCAAAAATAATTTGGGAACAACCAAAAATGATGAGACCGATAATGATGAAAATTTTTCTTCCGTGTTGGTCCGATAAATTTCCTGCTATCGGTGAAAAAATAAATTGGGCAAAGGCAAAATCGGCAATTAAAAATCCGAGAAT includes:
- the ltrA gene encoding group II intron reverse transcriptase/maturase, whose amino-acid sequence is MLLNQILSRENMLQALKRVEQNKGSHGVDMMPVQNLRQHIVENWLSIKEAILKGTYEPMPVRRVEIPKPDGGVRLLGIPTVTDRLIQQAIAQVLSKVYDPTFSENSYGFRPNRSAHDAVRKAKEYIRDGYRWVVDMDLEKFFDKVNHDRLMGTLAKRIQDKPLLKLIRKYLQSGVMINGVVSSTLEGTPQGGPLSPLLSNIVLDELDKELERRGHKFVRYADDCNIYVKSKRAGLRTMASIQRFIEGKLRLKVNEKKSAVDRPWKRKFLGFSFTYHKEPKVRIAKESLKRMKNKVREITSRKMPYPMEYRIQKLNQYLMGWCGYFALADTKSIFLELDKWIRRRLRMCLWKNWKKPKTKTRNLIQLGVPQWQAYEWGNTRKSYWRISNSPILHRTLGNSYWRNQGLESLEARYENLRQ
- a CDS encoding DUF1801 domain-containing protein, which codes for MAKYEQKMRETDMDVNEFIEAVESPKKREDAHKLLKIFEDTTGYKGKMWGPSIIGFGSYHYKYASGHEGDAPLVGFSPRKSKISLYFTLDEQEREKLLENFGKHTKGKACVYINKLEDIDIGVLKKLILHSIEYIQKTYPQR
- a CDS encoding MFS transporter, coding for MSQNKKKFIIMMLMFNLFITMGGVGTVVPVLPSYLQLFGVGGTILGFLIADFAFAQFIFSPIAGNLSDQHGRKIFIIIGLIIFGCSQIIFGMAKAIGMLFFARFLTGTGAAFIMPPVMAYAADITTIEERGKSMGLLGAAISFGFMIGPGIGGFLAKVNLHFPFYFVGVVALIAAFISYIVLPNIKMQPTEEKIPAKNENILKQLARSVHTSYFVMLIVVFVFSFGIANFQSTLSMFLTEKFDYTPMDIAIVMTIGGFLGVILQLFIVDQLFKRFGEMKVILVNLIIAAISMIGMVYVSGFFLILLVASVFQIATTFIRPAVNTLISKLAGNEQGYAAGMNNAYMSLGNMIGPALAGVLLEWKLSSPFIFGAMILFGCYLLAHLWTVKKAPQLLKTTNE